A part of Misgurnus anguillicaudatus chromosome 6, ASM2758022v2, whole genome shotgun sequence genomic DNA contains:
- the LOC141364285 gene encoding uncharacterized protein — MEDELRELRDLVAQLKADNEKLRQEHVPEPQPGPSNPPVSAVTEPPLVGASASAAERLVFIPRDRRCPKFSGRSGIGIDEWVEEAQACMRLRHLSIADQAFFLFDHLEGEAREEIRYRSENEREDPKRIIQILHELYGCTKSYVALQESFFSRRQQDGETLVEFSLALMNLLERIRSQSPHGMPNSEVLLRDQFVEYVSDGALRRELKQLVRRQPTATLFDVRSEALRWEREGMPGGVRGRSQSVPSAYGIQYGVQGDQHIGSSSTPTVSELSELRDMLKRQQQQLNQLTQSMAQLQNPALRIAPFQASEARTAKPQNSEPCTAPFQNPESRMAQFRNADFRMRPSRNQVICRRCQQPGHFARDCDGERRSSRFPSVHTEVVRGGEQSSSVQPSEN; from the coding sequence aTGGAGGACGAATTACGTGAGTTGCGTGATTTAGTAGCCCAATTGAAAGCAGATAATGAAAAGCTGCGGCAGGAGCATGTGCCTGAACCACAGCCAGGTCCATCTAACCCTCCAGTTTCCGCAGTCACAGAGCCTCCACTTGTGGGTGCCAGTGCTTCGGCAGCGGAGCGTCTTGTTTTTATTCCTCGAGATCGGAGGTGTCCAAAATTCAGTGGTAGATCTGGTATAGGGATTGATGAGTGGGTGGAGGAGGCTCAGGCTTGTATGCGCCTCCGCCACCTTTCTATTGCTGATCAAGCATTCTTTTTGTTTGATCATTTGGAGGGAGAGGCTAGGGAAGAAATTCGATATCGATCAGAGAACGAAAGGGAGGATCCAAAGCGAATTATTCAGATTTTACATGAATTATATGGATGTACTAAGTCGTATGTAGCCCTTCAGGAGTCTTTCTTTTCCAGAAGACAGCAGGATGGGGAGACCTTAGTGGAATTCTCCTTGGCTCTTATGAATCTTCTTGAGAGGATAAGAAGTCAGTCACCTCATGGTATGCCTAATTCGGAAGTTCTGTTGCGCGATCAGTTTGTTGAATATGTTAGTGATGGTGCTCTCCGACGTGAGCTTAAACAGTTAGTCCGTCGTCAACCTACCGCTACTCTGTTTGATGTTCGCAGCGAAGCACTTCGTTGGGAAAGGGAAGGCATGCCAGGGGGGGTGCGGGGTAGAAGCCAGTCTGTCCCATCCGCTTATGGCATACAATATGGGGTACAGGGAGACCAGCACATTGGAAGTAGTAGCACTCCCACAGTTTCTGAATTAAGTGAGTTACGAGACATGTTGAAACGGCAACAACAGCAATTAAATCAGTTGACACAAAGTATGGCTCAATTACAAAATCCTGCGTTGCGTATAGCTCCATTCCAGGCTTCAGAAGCACGTACTGCCAAACCTCAAAATTCTGAGCCTTGTACGGCTCCATTTCAGAATCCAGAGTCCCGAATGGCTCAATTTCGAAATGCTGATTTTCGTATGCGGCCGTCACGCAACCAAGTTATCTGCAGACGATGTCAGCAACCTGGCCATTTTGCCAGAGATTGTGATGGGGAACGCAGATCCTCTCGTTTTCCATCCGTGCATACTGAGGTTGTAAGAGGGGGTGAGCAGTCATCATCTGTGCAGCCTTCGGAAAACTAG